In one window of Candidatus Bathyarchaeota archaeon DNA:
- a CDS encoding aminotransferase class III-fold pyridoxal phosphate-dependent enzyme, which yields MCENYSKVTREYLFGTWKYQKTWNPKVIVKAEGSRFTDSTGMTYLDFSSQLVCSNLGHSNKAVKKAIAAQGAKLSYIAPGFTTPAAAKLARKLAEVAPGDICKSYFSLGGAEANEAAMKIARFYTRAPKLIARFRSYHGATSGAISLTGDPRRLYAPVIPGTVHAPDVYCYRCPFGLEHPGCGVQCAEYIGDIIEMEGAGNVAALFIEPIVGSNGILVPPDDYMPRLREICTETGTLLVADEVMTGFGRTGEWFCVNHWDVVPDIITMAKGLTSAYVPFSATMVRKPIADYFEDDNLFCHGQTYANHPIGCAAGLAAVEEYQRLDLVSRTKKMGRYLGKRLGELQDSHPSVGEVRGKGLFWGIEPVKNRETKEPFATRKQRFETTMLGKMAGEALKRGVYFFTILNTMIFSPPLIVTEEEIDEGVAVIDEVLKLADAKCI from the coding sequence ATGTGTGAAAACTACTCGAAGGTGACCCGGGAGTACCTTTTTGGCACCTGGAAGTACCAGAAAACATGGAACCCAAAGGTCATTGTGAAAGCTGAGGGCTCACGATTCACAGACTCGACTGGGATGACCTATCTCGATTTCTCAAGCCAACTCGTCTGCTCCAACCTAGGACACAGCAACAAGGCCGTCAAGAAGGCGATAGCGGCCCAGGGGGCAAAGTTATCATACATCGCCCCGGGATTCACAACCCCAGCGGCTGCAAAGCTGGCACGAAAGCTAGCCGAGGTGGCCCCAGGGGATATCTGCAAGAGCTACTTCTCTCTAGGAGGCGCTGAGGCAAACGAGGCGGCTATGAAGATCGCCCGCTTCTATACGAGAGCTCCAAAGCTCATTGCCCGCTTTAGGAGCTACCATGGCGCTACAAGCGGGGCAATCAGTCTCACTGGAGACCCCCGGCGCCTCTACGCCCCAGTCATCCCCGGGACGGTCCACGCTCCCGATGTTTACTGCTACCGATGCCCCTTTGGTCTGGAGCACCCGGGATGCGGGGTCCAGTGCGCTGAATATATTGGAGATATAATCGAGATGGAGGGGGCAGGTAACGTCGCCGCTCTCTTTATAGAGCCAATAGTTGGGAGCAACGGCATCTTGGTGCCCCCTGACGACTACATGCCCAGACTCCGGGAGATCTGCACCGAGACAGGCACGCTGCTGGTCGCCGACGAGGTTATGACAGGATTTGGCAGGACCGGGGAGTGGTTCTGCGTTAACCACTGGGACGTCGTTCCAGACATAATCACCATGGCAAAGGGGCTCACATCGGCTTATGTCCCCTTCAGCGCTACAATGGTACGAAAACCTATAGCAGACTATTTCGAGGATGACAACCTCTTTTGTCACGGGCAGACCTACGCTAACCATCCCATAGGATGTGCCGCCGGGCTCGCCGCCGTCGAAGAGTACCAGCGCCTCGACCTAGTCTCACGAACCAAGAAGATGGGGAGGTACCTCGGGAAGCGCCTCGGTGAGCTCCAAGATTCTCATCCGTCTGTGGGGGAGGTCAGGGGAAAAGGATTGTTCTGGGGCATCGAGCCCGTCAAGAACAGAGAGACCAAGGAGCCCTTCGCCACTAGAAAGCAGCGCTTTGAGACCACTATGCTCGGAAAGATGGCCGGTGAGGCCCTCAAGAGAGG
- a CDS encoding transcriptional regulator, whose product MNCVTDGFGELLRKTLNALGMSIRDFSEEAEIPASTLYKIVSDENKDFRRSTLRQIIQGVRRLEGVNEENVVGIITTRTALDTIGRTIEIDGGSVKIKEFPATTIEESIIQGVRAEKEGVKGIICGPIAATTLERVVNIPITSFRFDEGLMLDAIVKLVEKI is encoded by the coding sequence ATGAACTGTGTCACCGACGGTTTCGGCGAGCTATTAAGGAAGACCCTGAACGCCCTAGGTATGAGCATCAGAGATTTTTCTGAGGAAGCGGAGATCCCGGCTAGCACTCTGTACAAGATCGTTTCAGATGAAAATAAAGATTTTCGGAGGTCCACTTTGAGGCAGATAATCCAAGGCGTCAGGCGCCTGGAGGGGGTCAACGAAGAGAACGTGGTGGGCATCATCACGACGAGGACCGCCCTTGATACAATTGGGAGAACCATCGAAATCGATGGGGGGTCCGTTAAGATTAAGGAGTTTCCGGCTACCACTATTGAAGAGTCAATCATCCAGGGGGTAAGGGCCGAGAAGGAGGGAGTAAAGGGAATAATATGTGGCCCGATAGCAGCGACCACTCTGGAGAGAGTCGTGAACATACCCATCACATCGTTCAGGTTTGATGAAGGGCTGATGTTGGATGCTATAGTCAAGCTAGTGGAGAAGATCTGA
- the comD gene encoding sulfopyruvate decarboxylase subunit alpha has protein sequence MRVMEINNVVYMVAKEEHQYKLTDTQNLPIAHHVVGTQIISFLKDNGFDFGVTFPSGKLNNLLEMIEDDEEIFTVPVTREEEGVGVCAGAYLAGKKPFMLIQSSGLGNSFNAIASLLKTYRIPVLILAEHRGIYNETISAQVPLGEALPGMLDAMNIPFIMVRSQLDSLEEFSADNFRNGEPHVVLLSPELF, from the coding sequence ATGAGAGTCATGGAAATCAACAACGTAGTGTACATGGTAGCCAAAGAGGAACATCAATACAAACTAACCGACACTCAGAACCTTCCAATAGCACATCATGTGGTGGGAACACAAATAATCTCATTTCTAAAAGATAATGGATTCGATTTTGGAGTCACCTTTCCCTCGGGCAAGCTCAATAACCTCCTTGAGATGATTGAGGACGACGAAGAGATTTTCACAGTTCCTGTCACCAGAGAGGAGGAGGGCGTTGGGGTTTGTGCTGGTGCCTACCTGGCAGGGAAGAAGCCGTTCATGCTCATCCAGAGCTCGGGCCTGGGTAATTCATTTAACGCCATCGCCTCGCTCCTTAAGACCTATAGGATACCCGTCCTCATCCTCGCAGAGCATAGGGGAATATATAACGAGACGATCTCTGCCCAAGTTCCTCTTGGAGAGGCTCTCCCTGGGATGCTGGATGCTATGAATATACCATTCATCATGGTCCGCTCTCAGTTGGACTCTCTGGAGGAGTTCTCAGCCGACAACTTCAGAAATGGGGAACCCCACGTCGTGCTCCTATCCCCTGAGTTGTTCTAA
- the comE gene encoding sulfopyruvate decarboxylase subunit beta — translation MRCQALRVIMDLVEDELVVSNLGDPSKELYHTRDRPKNFYMLGSMGLASSISLGLALSQDRRVVCLDGDGSILMNMGSLSTIANIKPNNLILIALDNGAYGTTGNQNSFAAGLTDLGEVAKACGFNRCITADNDTELTRAFKESLGRAELCLIHASIDRDDTKMDEIPLDPELIKRRFMSSISS, via the coding sequence ATGCGGTGTCAGGCACTGAGGGTCATCATGGATCTTGTCGAGGACGAGTTGGTAGTCTCAAACCTGGGGGATCCTAGCAAGGAGCTATATCATACGAGAGACCGGCCAAAGAATTTCTACATGCTAGGCTCTATGGGACTCGCCTCATCCATTTCCCTCGGATTGGCCTTATCTCAGGACAGAAGGGTCGTTTGTCTCGATGGTGACGGCTCCATATTGATGAATATGGGCTCCCTTTCCACTATAGCAAACATAAAACCCAACAACCTGATCCTGATAGCCCTCGACAACGGAGCGTATGGAACTACAGGAAATCAAAACAGCTTCGCCGCGGGTTTAACGGACTTGGGAGAGGTAGCTAAAGCCTGTGGCTTTAATCGATGCATTACTGCAGATAATGATACAGAGTTGACCAGGGCCTTCAAAGAATCTCTTGGGAGAGCCGAATTATGTTTGATTCACGCATCCATAGACCGGGACGACACAAAGATGGATGAGATACCCCTTGACCCGGAATTGATCAAGAGACGTTTCATGAGTTCCATTTCTTCATGA
- a CDS encoding glycosyltransferase family A protein, whose protein sequence is MGYEVIIPARNEEKYIEKTLLAITKQSIKPDRIIVVNDGSRDRTSEISNKYADVVVDLPDRGFSALGTTEIPKVFNKGLERVSPKSEYVLICGGDAVIPEKFFETIRNHMIKDPALVIASGRLESNPSYEGAPPRGTRVVKADFWMNANGLRYPEILGWESWLVFKALQMGKSVKRLPNLITEAQRSPSSGKIKTAWSKGKGMRLLGYDWKYTLARAGTFFIEKPSAGIKMIAGYISTTNERRSDVAEWVGDHQRRRFWRRVYFQIKLFTEKRGQ, encoded by the coding sequence ATGGGATATGAAGTCATCATCCCCGCCAGAAATGAGGAAAAATATATCGAAAAGACACTTCTCGCGATAACCAAGCAAAGCATTAAGCCTGATCGAATCATTGTCGTAAATGATGGGTCCAGGGACCGGACATCAGAGATTTCCAATAAATACGCGGACGTAGTTGTTGACCTCCCTGATAGAGGATTTAGCGCGTTGGGGACCACCGAGATCCCTAAGGTTTTCAATAAAGGCCTAGAACGGGTGTCACCCAAATCAGAATATGTACTAATATGTGGGGGCGACGCTGTTATCCCCGAGAAATTCTTTGAGACCATCCGAAACCATATGATCAAAGACCCTGCACTGGTGATAGCAAGCGGCAGGCTTGAAAGTAACCCAAGCTACGAAGGCGCCCCGCCAAGAGGCACGCGGGTGGTCAAGGCTGATTTCTGGATGAATGCAAACGGTCTTCGATACCCTGAGATTCTCGGTTGGGAGAGCTGGTTGGTTTTTAAAGCTCTCCAAATGGGAAAATCAGTCAAGCGTTTACCTAATCTGATAACCGAGGCCCAGAGATCCCCCTCATCAGGTAAAATAAAGACCGCTTGGAGTAAAGGTAAGGGTATGCGCCTACTAGGATATGATTGGAAATATACTCTAGCCCGTGCTGGGACATTTTTTATTGAGAAACCAAGTGCAGGAATTAAAATGATAGCCGGATACATATCTACAACAAACGAAAGGAGATCTGATGTCGCCGAATGGGTAGGTGACCATCAGAGGAGGAGGTTTTGGCGACGAGTCTATTTTCAAATTAAGTTATTTACTGAAAAACGAGGTCAATAG
- a CDS encoding PIG-L family deacetylase, whose translation MRNNFFENILVISPHTDDGELAAGGTIRRFVEEGSNVSYIALSAPRKELKEECAECLGILGVEDYFILDFPRRRFPEKRQEILQYLFDYNKEHQVDLVLTPSTQDLHQDHQTVTNEVMRAFKHSTIFGYELPWNNIIFHENCFISLNGAHVEKKLKALKCYDTQKTRLYFDREYLHGLLRAKGLHIGEKYAESFEVIKLVLS comes from the coding sequence ATGAGAAACAATTTTTTCGAAAATATCTTGGTCATAAGCCCTCACACAGATGACGGTGAACTAGCAGCCGGAGGAACTATAAGACGATTCGTCGAAGAGGGATCCAACGTAAGTTATATCGCCCTCTCAGCCCCCCGTAAAGAGCTAAAAGAAGAATGCGCAGAATGTCTCGGAATATTAGGTGTTGAAGACTATTTCATTTTAGATTTTCCCAGGAGACGTTTCCCTGAAAAACGTCAGGAGATCCTTCAGTATCTTTTCGACTATAACAAGGAGCATCAAGTCGACTTAGTACTAACGCCCTCCACGCAGGACCTACATCAGGATCATCAAACAGTAACGAACGAAGTGATGAGGGCTTTCAAGCATAGCACCATCTTTGGATATGAACTTCCTTGGAATAACATCATATTTCACGAAAATTGTTTTATATCCCTTAACGGGGCCCACGTCGAAAAAAAACTTAAAGCCCTCAAATGTTATGACACTCAAAAGACCCGCCTATATTTTGATAGAGAATATCTACATGGATTACTTAGGGCGAAAGGCCTTCATATTGGGGAGAAATATGCAGAATCCTTTGAGGTAATCAAGCTGGTCTTGAGCTGA
- a CDS encoding ATP-grasp domain-containing protein: MIDIVEKENPALIFPESSNEVLALAKARKKFEEMETKVIVSSPEAIQASSNKYLMYETVKQSGKVDLPEYSSASNLDDFVAASERLGYPESPIVFKPHFGKGSRGVRIIDPKADRKSQLMDEKPTSKYMSFDEFIEIFKDVEDTDFPDFLLMEYLEGKEKTADTLALDGRALLTTIKTVEKARWGVIAEGALVRDDFLVEQTEHVLNSIPLSYCVNVQFIAGRLVEINPRVSTFIYQQNLIAPYLAIKLALGELSEEDVIAYQERIDYGRRMIRYMDQVFHKEWREVL; this comes from the coding sequence ATGATAGACATCGTCGAAAAAGAAAACCCCGCGCTTATCTTTCCAGAATCCAGCAACGAAGTTCTTGCTTTAGCAAAGGCTAGAAAAAAATTTGAAGAGATGGAGACAAAGGTTATTGTTTCATCTCCAGAGGCGATCCAAGCTTCGAGCAACAAATATCTCATGTATGAGACCGTTAAACAATCGGGAAAAGTAGATCTGCCTGAGTATTCTTCTGCATCGAATTTGGACGACTTCGTTGCCGCTTCTGAGAGGCTTGGATATCCAGAGTCCCCTATTGTTTTTAAACCCCATTTTGGGAAAGGGAGCAGAGGGGTGAGGATTATCGACCCAAAGGCTGACCGGAAAAGTCAACTGATGGATGAGAAGCCAACGAGTAAGTACATGAGTTTCGATGAGTTCATTGAGATTTTCAAGGATGTTGAGGACACTGATTTCCCGGATTTCTTGTTGATGGAATATCTAGAGGGGAAAGAGAAAACCGCTGATACTCTTGCATTAGACGGAAGAGCCTTATTGACCACTATTAAGACCGTGGAGAAAGCACGGTGGGGTGTTATTGCCGAGGGGGCGTTAGTGCGGGATGATTTTCTAGTTGAGCAGACAGAACATGTGTTAAACTCTATCCCCCTAAGTTATTGTGTTAACGTACAGTTTATTGCGGGAAGGTTAGTGGAGATAAATCCCAGGGTGAGCACATTCATATACCAACAGAATCTCATCGCCCCATACCTGGCGATTAAACTTGCCCTCGGAGAACTCTCGGAAGAGGATGTTATCGCATACCAAGAACGAATAGATTATGGCAGAAGAATGATACGTTACATGGATCAGGTATTCCATAAAGAATGGAGAGAGGTCCTATGA
- a CDS encoding alkaline phosphatase family protein, whose translation MANRCVVIGIDGATFDIIRPLISEGRLPHISKLIAGGVHGVLQSTIPPSSIPAWPSFLTGMNPGKHGVYDFLKKVPGKYIGALSTSKDLKSPTVYDILGKGGKTSVVINVTGTYPPKVVRGCLISGLLTPQGVNYVYPEILKEELDEMGYKVYTDIGGYVRSEKIYQELLDLEIKRKEIALSLMNIFNWEFFMLTIVGSDTIQHKLWGDKDKIDDYYYEVDKIVGEVLDKVEDDPNIIIMSDHGFGSSENTFYINKWLEEIGLLSTETTDYESTTSYKIRNLRKKESGISETFSKFGMTKRSLRFIKRMPGYNLIKKWMPSLVTKMYSKIPTDTVAIDWENTKAAVASNWLRNIMINMRGREPLGIVEPWEYEILREEIISKLQKLKNPETNEEIIEKVYKREELYSGPYVDDAPDIVLSLKGKYKVSNSLTAEKVFGVNSGNDIKGSHRMDGIFIASGPDIVKGKKIDGANILDVMPTILKLLSVEIPGDLDGRVLSEIIR comes from the coding sequence TTGGCTAATAGATGTGTAGTAATTGGTATTGATGGTGCCACATTCGACATCATTAGACCATTGATCTCAGAGGGGCGTCTACCACACATCTCCAAGTTGATAGCGGGGGGGGTACATGGTGTCCTCCAATCTACAATCCCACCTTCGTCAATTCCAGCATGGCCATCATTCTTGACGGGGATGAACCCGGGTAAACACGGCGTCTATGATTTCTTGAAAAAAGTCCCAGGTAAATATATCGGCGCACTGTCGACTTCTAAAGACCTGAAAAGCCCGACGGTCTATGATATTCTCGGCAAAGGGGGAAAGACAAGTGTCGTGATAAACGTCACAGGTACTTACCCCCCAAAAGTGGTCAGAGGATGTCTCATCTCCGGGTTACTTACACCGCAGGGCGTGAATTATGTCTATCCTGAAATTCTGAAAGAGGAACTGGACGAAATGGGATATAAGGTGTACACGGATATCGGGGGATATGTACGTTCAGAGAAAATTTATCAGGAATTATTAGATTTAGAGATTAAGCGAAAAGAGATTGCGTTATCTCTTATGAATATTTTTAATTGGGAGTTTTTTATGCTCACAATCGTTGGATCAGATACTATTCAGCATAAACTATGGGGAGATAAGGATAAGATAGACGACTATTATTATGAAGTGGACAAAATCGTGGGGGAAGTCCTAGATAAGGTCGAGGATGATCCTAACATTATAATAATGTCAGACCATGGATTTGGATCGTCCGAAAACACTTTTTATATAAATAAATGGCTTGAGGAAATCGGATTACTATCCACTGAAACCACCGATTATGAATCTACAACTAGCTATAAAATCAGGAACTTACGGAAGAAAGAGAGCGGGATTAGTGAAACGTTCAGTAAATTCGGGATGACAAAGAGATCGCTTAGATTTATTAAGAGAATGCCCGGATACAATTTAATAAAAAAATGGATGCCGTCATTAGTCACAAAGATGTATTCGAAAATACCCACAGACACTGTAGCGATAGACTGGGAGAATACAAAAGCTGCAGTAGCGTCGAATTGGTTAAGAAATATCATGATAAATATGAGGGGAAGAGAACCTCTGGGGATCGTAGAACCGTGGGAATATGAAATTCTACGAGAAGAAATTATTTCAAAACTGCAGAAATTAAAAAACCCTGAAACGAACGAAGAGATCATCGAGAAGGTCTATAAAAGAGAGGAGCTATATTCCGGCCCATATGTAGATGATGCCCCGGATATTGTGTTATCCCTTAAAGGCAAGTATAAGGTATCCAATTCTTTGACAGCGGAGAAAGTGTTTGGCGTTAACTCAGGAAACGATATAAAGGGATCACATAGAATGGACGGAATTTTCATCGCTTCCGGTCCAGACATTGTTAAAGGAAAAAAGATCGATGGAGCAAATATTCTAGACGTTATGCCAACGATACTAAAGTTACTCTCCGTCGAAATCCCAGGGGACCTTGATGGAAGGGTCCTTTCAGAGATAATAAGGTGA
- a CDS encoding DNA-binding protein, giving the protein MDAELDRLKRLRMLELQRRMLQDENAEKEPEKSKDPSPREILETMFSGRAWEVYETAKVQYSTVMPQIEQTLVEGIKSGKIKDSIDGESLFVFLRRLGLNVRLNTKIRYKEHGELKTIGQRIQET; this is encoded by the coding sequence ATGGACGCAGAGCTGGACCGATTGAAGAGGCTAAGGATGCTGGAACTCCAGAGGCGGATGCTTCAAGACGAGAATGCGGAGAAGGAGCCGGAGAAGTCCAAGGATCCTAGCCCCCGGGAGATCCTGGAAACCATGTTCTCCGGAAGGGCTTGGGAGGTCTACGAAACTGCAAAGGTCCAGTACTCTACAGTTATGCCCCAGATTGAGCAAACTCTGGTAGAGGGGATCAAATCGGGCAAGATCAAGGACAGCATCGACGGGGAGAGCCTTTTCGTCTTCCTAAGGCGACTGGGACTCAATGTGAGGCTGAATACCAAGATCCGTTACAAAGAGCATGGGGAGCTTAAAACAATCGGGCAGCGGATCCAGGAGACATAA